A single region of the Serinus canaria isolate serCan28SL12 chromosome 1, serCan2020, whole genome shotgun sequence genome encodes:
- the LOC127059673 gene encoding thyroid hormone-inducible hepatic protein-like encodes MEQYFSATQKMEQEVMFPSLLRGVFPQEEGAAPAAESRTDLYERYQLLKAIKPMVEKGLASVGDQSPSGAHTDVDTSLDSNEAEGAQLEERLSHHLTGLQQVLTHLTRDTNALTRRYSQILEQINLSEGQPSW; translated from the coding sequence ATGGAGCAGTACTTCTCAGCCACGCAGaagatggagcaggaggtgatgttccccagcctgctgcGAGGCGTCTTCCCGCAGGAGGAgggggcagccccggccgcAGAGAGCCGCACGGACCTCTACGAGCGCTACCAGCTCCTCAAGGCCATCAAGCCCATGGTGGAGAAAGGCCTGGCCTCTGTCGGTGACCAGAGCCCGAGCGGTGCCCACACCGACGTGGACACATCCTTGGACAGCAACGAGGCCGAGggtgcccagctggaggagCGCCTGTCCCACCACCTGACTGGCCTGCAGCAGGTCCTCACCCACCTCACCAGGGACACCAACGCCCTGACCCGGAGGTACAGCCAGATCCTGGAGCAGATCAACCTCAGCGAGGGGCAGCCCAGCTGGTGA
- the LOC127059678 gene encoding thyroid hormone-inducible hepatic protein-like — MEQYFSATQKMEQEVMFPSLLRGVFPQEGAAPAAESRTDLYERYQLLKAIKPMVEKGLASVGDQSPSGAHTDMDTSLDSNEAEGAQLEERLSHHLTGLQQVLTHLTRDTNALTRRYSQILEQINLSEGQPSW, encoded by the coding sequence ATGGAGCAGTACTTCTCAGCCACGCAGaagatggagcaggaggtgatgttccccagcctgctgcGAGGCGTCTTCCcgcaggagggagcagccccggcCGCAGAGAGCCGCACGGACCTCTACGAGCGCTACCAGCTCCTCAAGGCCATCAAGCCCATGGTGGAGAAAGGCCTGGCCTCTGTCGGTGACCAGAGCCCGAGCGGTGCCCACACCGACATGGACACATCCTTGGACAGCAACGAGGCCGAGggtgcccagctggaggagCGCCTGTCCCACCACCTGACTGGCCTGCAGCAGGTCCTCACCCACCTCACCAGGGACACCAACGCCCTGACCCGGAGGTACAGCCAGATCCTGGAGCAGATCAACCTCAGCGAGGGGCAGCCCAGCTGGTGA
- the LOC127059676 gene encoding thyroid hormone-inducible hepatic protein-like, which produces MDTARLSPTWAGAKPDPKAIQANQGWQGRTAGEGRAPALHKKPPQGQGAETLSEEPEKQCQSCRRRAMEQYFSATQKMEQEVMFPSLLRGVFPQEEGAAPAAESRTDLYERYQLLKAIKPMVEKGLASVSDQSPSGAHTDVDTSLGSNEAEGAQLEERLSHHLTGLQQVLTHLTRDTNALTRRYSQILEQINLSEGQPSW; this is translated from the coding sequence ATGGACACAGCACGGCTGAGCCCCACCTGGGCTGGAGCCAAGCCCGACCCCAAGGCCATCCAGGCCaaccagggctggcaggggaggaCAGCAGGGGAGGGACGTGCCCCAGCACTGCATAAAAAGCCCCCGCAgggccagggagcagagacaCTCTCAGAAGAGCCAGAgaagcagtgccagagctgcaggagaagggccATGGAGCAGTACTTCTCAGCCACGCAGaagatggagcaggaggtgatgttccccagcctgctgcGAGGCGTCTTCCCGCAGGAGGAgggggcagccccggccgcAGAGAGCCGCACGGACCTTTACGAGCGCTACCAGCTCCTCAAGGCCATCAAGCCCATGGTGGAGAAAGGCCTGGCCTCTGTCAGTGACCAGAGCCCGAGCGGTGCCCACACCGACGTGGACACATCCTTGGGCAGCAACGAGGCCGAGggtgcccagctggaggagCGCCTGTCCCACCACCTGACTGGCCTGCAGCAGGTCCTCACCCACCTCACCAGGGACACCAACGCCCTGACCCGGAGGTACAGCCAGATCCTGGAGCAGATCAACCTCAGCGAGGGGCAGCCCAGCTGGTGA
- the NDUFC2 gene encoding NADH dehydrogenase [ubiquinone] 1 subunit C2: protein MVFLPDESRSLPPPPLLNKGTVWLGFAGWISALMDNAFNHRPIFGAGIHRQILFATVGCFVGYHLVKRAEYMHAKVDRELFEYIRHHPVDFQPSTEKKRIGQLLEDFQPIR, encoded by the exons ATGGTGTTCCTGCCCGACGAGTCGCGGtcgctgccgccgccgccgctcctcAACAAGGGCACGGTGTGGCTCGGGTTCGCGGGATGGATATCGGCGCTGATGGACAATGCCTTTAACCACCGCCCCATCTTCGGAGCCG gtaTTCACCGGCAGATCCTGTTCGCTACCGTGGGCTGCTTCGTGGGCTACCATCTGGTGAAACGTGCTGAATACATGCACGCCAAGGTGGATAGAGAGCTGTTCGAGTACATCAGGCACCATCCAGTGGACTTCCAACCATCAACAG aaaagaaaagaataggGCAGCTCTTGGAGGATTTCCAGCCAATTCGCTGA